A genome region from Tolypothrix sp. PCC 7712 includes the following:
- a CDS encoding Crp/Fnr family transcriptional regulator: MSVSERVLEIQEFLRKTQIFQNVLDEQLQALANIAIVQTYKRGKTIFLEGDECTGFFIVKSGRIKVFKVAKDGKEQILHIFTAEEHFAEVPTFDGGNYPASAAAIENSEVVFVPRKAFLMVIQQHPDLAIAILATFARHLRKLTYLVDTLSFQEVPERLGNYLLKLSDRIGNDVVELDLSKRQLAALLGTIPETLSRAFYKLTQEGIIEMNGSSIRLCDRDRLVQK, from the coding sequence ATGAGTGTTAGTGAACGTGTCTTAGAAATTCAAGAGTTTTTGCGAAAAACACAGATTTTTCAGAATGTTTTGGATGAGCAACTGCAAGCTTTAGCGAATATTGCGATCGTACAAACTTATAAAAGAGGAAAGACCATTTTTTTAGAAGGAGATGAATGTACAGGATTCTTTATCGTTAAATCTGGCAGAATTAAAGTCTTTAAAGTCGCAAAAGATGGCAAAGAGCAAATTCTGCATATATTTACAGCCGAAGAACATTTTGCCGAAGTACCTACCTTTGATGGCGGAAATTATCCAGCCTCAGCAGCAGCAATTGAGAATTCTGAGGTGGTATTTGTGCCACGAAAAGCATTCTTGATGGTAATCCAACAACATCCAGATTTAGCGATCGCAATTTTGGCAACCTTTGCACGCCACTTGCGAAAGTTAACCTATTTGGTTGATACCCTGTCGTTTCAGGAAGTCCCGGAACGCTTGGGAAACTATTTATTAAAATTAAGCGATCGCATCGGTAATGATGTCGTCGAACTCGATTTATCCAAACGACAACTCGCCGCACTTTTAGGAACGATTCCCGAAACCCTCTCCCGCGCCTTCTATAAACTCACTCAAGAAGGAATCATTGAGATGAACGGTTCCAGCATTCGATTGTGCGATCGCGATCGGCTGGTTCAGAAATGA
- a CDS encoding serine/threonine protein kinase, with the protein MLAGTTLQGGKYTLNQEIGRGGFGITFKATHHYLGQEVVMKTINERLRQHPDFAKFERQFQDEARRLATCVHPNIVRVSDFFVEAGLPYMVMEYIPGDTLGDAFVLPGIPLPEASAIHYIRQIAAALQVVHNNGLLHRDVKPDNIILRQGTQEVVLIDFGIAREFNGGVKQTHTGMVSEGYSPIEQYLTQAPRTPATDVYGLAATLYALLTGQVPIPALLRDREQMPSPRELQPHLSAAVNQAVMRGMAVESRFRPATVGEWIKLLPGNTGTVATPSAPTHTVATINLSLQEQENLFGNTGKKLITVPTNLKNARELAQKLAKSKVFLGTSVAVIAATAGFGITSMLPKSQPQPQESSPPLFSQPTQEQTPQTPVADTTPSPTSEETKTSTSSEVRPVSTSSRRRRYRRVSQEESAQTNTNKTSQEETSSNRSSEQPAPTPSPAATSSLVEKLRAYQSSRKASPAPAVNNSPSTKKDSAAPRTEKQSNPVVIPPSPAAPDTKRSDPPAVVVPTQEVKQNSSSDNSPKVEKSTEKPVEENN; encoded by the coding sequence ATGTTAGCAGGTACAACTTTACAGGGTGGAAAATATACCCTTAACCAAGAAATCGGACGTGGTGGCTTTGGCATTACGTTTAAAGCTACGCATCATTACTTAGGTCAGGAAGTAGTGATGAAAACCATTAATGAAAGGCTGCGACAACATCCTGATTTTGCCAAGTTCGAGCGCCAATTCCAAGATGAGGCCAGAAGATTAGCTACTTGTGTCCACCCTAATATTGTGCGGGTCAGTGACTTTTTTGTCGAGGCTGGTTTACCTTACATGGTAATGGAATATATTCCCGGCGACACCTTAGGAGATGCATTTGTCTTACCAGGAATACCGTTACCAGAAGCCAGCGCAATTCATTACATCCGGCAAATTGCCGCCGCTTTACAGGTAGTACATAACAATGGTTTGCTGCACCGCGATGTCAAACCAGATAATATCATCCTGCGCCAAGGCACTCAAGAAGTCGTGCTGATTGATTTTGGCATCGCCAGAGAATTTAACGGTGGTGTCAAACAAACACACACAGGCATGGTTTCGGAAGGCTATTCTCCCATTGAACAGTATCTCACCCAAGCGCCACGCACACCCGCTACAGATGTTTATGGCTTGGCTGCGACATTATATGCATTGTTGACTGGGCAAGTACCCATACCGGCATTATTGCGCGATCGCGAACAAATGCCATCTCCCCGGGAACTACAACCACACCTGAGTGCTGCTGTTAATCAAGCGGTGATGCGGGGAATGGCGGTAGAATCTCGCTTCCGTCCAGCCACAGTTGGGGAATGGATCAAACTCCTCCCAGGTAATACGGGAACCGTAGCCACACCTTCCGCACCGACTCATACAGTGGCGACTATTAATTTATCGTTGCAAGAACAAGAAAATTTATTTGGCAATACTGGCAAAAAACTAATTACTGTGCCAACTAACCTTAAAAATGCCAGAGAACTAGCACAAAAACTAGCAAAATCTAAAGTATTTCTTGGCACTAGTGTAGCAGTGATTGCCGCTACTGCTGGGTTTGGCATTACTAGTATGTTGCCCAAATCTCAACCCCAGCCGCAGGAATCTTCACCGCCGCTTTTCTCGCAACCCACACAAGAGCAAACACCGCAAACGCCTGTAGCAGATACAACGCCATCACCTACTAGTGAAGAAACTAAAACCTCTACATCCTCTGAGGTCAGACCAGTTTCTACCTCTTCACGACGCAGGCGTTATCGTCGCGTTTCTCAAGAAGAATCTGCCCAAACTAATACTAATAAAACATCTCAAGAAGAAACTTCATCAAACCGTAGTTCTGAACAACCCGCACCTACGCCTAGCCCTGCGGCTACATCATCTTTAGTAGAAAAATTACGGGCTTACCAATCATCTCGGAAAGCTTCCCCTGCACCAGCAGTTAATAATTCACCTTCTACTAAAAAAGATTCTGCTGCACCTCGCACAGAGAAGCAGTCAAATCCTGTAGTTATACCACCTTCTCCCGCAGCACCAGACACAAAACGTTCAGATCCTCCGGCTGTGGTGGTTCCCACTCAAGAAGTGAAACAAAATTCCAGTAGTGATAATTCGCCAAAGGTGGAGAAGTCAACGGAGAAACCAGTGGAAGAGAATAATTAA
- a CDS encoding outer membrane protein assembly factor has translation MRVSSAAIFTLATLAASNATQQAMAAPAQNSIQTEKATKLIVPVIEDSPARVEAVSAPETVVAQQFSQNPVVVQRGVNNNSAVMVTPEQGNKKNVPVVLPTPPVIVRTPAAPVSLNQGTKGNAKVTTPNTSTPKVTPVVTPPAATPPAIDNNLVVTATDVQILGASQELQQIVRQVIKTQKGGDTSQSQLQKDVAAILNTGLFTSANVSSRTTPAGLNVVYQVQPIVVRSLQLSGAKVLTYQVALAPFQSQIGAVISPAALQQAVQQINKWYADNGYNLARVMSIKPNREGILTVNVAEGLVGDIKFRFLNDDGQSVDSKGNPVSGRTKPDFIRQQLKLKPGQIFQENTVRQDVQQLYRTGLFETVNVALEGDANKVDLVYELKETGARAVNVGGSYNADQGVLGTLTYQDQNVGGKNNTLGLNVGVGLRDFQFDTKYTSPYRETSPDTLGYTINAFRRRELSTTFDDEVPLPNGDRAREGRIGGSVSLQRPIDGWDTSLGFNYNRISIRDRQGNLTPTDAKGNALTASGTGIDDLTTVSFTATKDQRNNPLNPTQGSVLKLSTEQSIPVGQGNISMNRVTANYSQYVPLQIFSSKQPQVFAVNLQAGTVLGNLPPYESFNLGGSNSVRGYNTGDVGNGRSYVLASAEYRFPLVSAVGGVLFADFASDLGSGSSVIGDPAGVRGKPGTGFGYGAGVRFDSPLGLIRADYGINDQGESRVHFGIGQRF, from the coding sequence GAAGACTCGCCAGCACGGGTAGAAGCGGTTTCAGCACCGGAGACTGTAGTTGCCCAACAATTTTCTCAAAATCCTGTAGTTGTGCAAAGAGGGGTGAATAACAACTCCGCAGTTATGGTAACTCCGGAACAGGGTAATAAGAAGAATGTACCAGTTGTACTTCCTACTCCACCTGTGATTGTTCGCACGCCTGCTGCACCTGTTTCTCTTAACCAAGGAACAAAGGGGAATGCTAAAGTAACAACTCCTAACACTTCCACCCCAAAGGTAACGCCAGTTGTTACGCCTCCAGCCGCGACTCCCCCAGCAATTGACAATAATTTAGTTGTCACCGCCACAGATGTGCAGATATTAGGTGCAAGTCAGGAATTACAACAGATAGTTCGCCAAGTAATTAAGACCCAAAAAGGCGGCGATACTAGTCAAAGCCAGCTGCAAAAAGATGTAGCAGCAATTTTGAATACAGGTTTATTTACTAGCGCTAATGTCAGTAGCCGCACTACACCAGCCGGGTTGAATGTAGTGTATCAGGTACAACCCATAGTAGTGCGATCGCTGCAGCTTTCTGGAGCGAAGGTGCTGACTTATCAAGTTGCTTTAGCACCATTCCAATCGCAAATTGGTGCTGTGATTAGTCCGGCTGCACTCCAGCAAGCAGTACAACAAATTAATAAATGGTATGCCGATAACGGTTACAACTTAGCGCGGGTGATGTCAATTAAACCCAACCGCGAAGGAATTCTGACTGTGAATGTTGCCGAAGGTTTGGTAGGGGATATTAAGTTTCGCTTTCTCAACGATGATGGTCAAAGCGTTGATAGCAAAGGTAATCCCGTTAGTGGGCGTACTAAACCAGATTTTATTCGCCAACAACTCAAACTCAAACCTGGTCAAATTTTCCAAGAAAATACTGTTAGGCAAGATGTGCAACAACTATATCGCACAGGCTTATTTGAAACTGTGAATGTAGCTTTAGAAGGGGATGCCAACAAGGTAGATTTAGTCTACGAACTCAAAGAAACTGGGGCCCGTGCAGTTAACGTTGGTGGTAGTTATAACGCTGACCAAGGAGTTTTAGGTACATTAACTTATCAAGACCAGAATGTTGGCGGTAAGAATAATACTTTGGGTTTAAATGTTGGTGTGGGGTTGCGCGACTTCCAATTTGATACCAAATATACAAGTCCTTATCGCGAAACTAGCCCTGATACCCTAGGATATACAATCAATGCCTTTCGCCGTCGGGAACTCTCAACGACATTTGATGATGAAGTCCCATTACCAAATGGTGACAGAGCTAGAGAAGGGCGAATTGGTGGTAGTGTGAGCCTGCAACGCCCCATTGATGGTTGGGATACATCTTTAGGATTTAACTATAACCGAATTAGTATCCGCGATCGCCAAGGTAATCTCACCCCAACTGATGCCAAAGGAAATGCTTTAACTGCCAGTGGTACAGGTATTGATGACTTAACAACAGTATCTTTTACCGCCACCAAAGACCAACGCAATAACCCCCTCAATCCCACTCAAGGTTCTGTTCTCAAACTCAGCACAGAACAATCAATTCCCGTCGGTCAAGGGAATATATCGATGAATCGCGTCACAGCGAATTATAGCCAGTATGTACCATTACAGATATTTTCTAGCAAACAACCACAAGTATTTGCCGTAAATCTGCAAGCTGGAACAGTTTTAGGGAATTTGCCACCTTATGAAAGCTTTAACTTAGGCGGTTCTAATTCCGTGCGCGGTTACAATACTGGGGATGTAGGAAATGGTCGCAGTTATGTACTAGCTTCCGCAGAATATCGCTTTCCGCTTGTCTCAGCAGTGGGTGGTGTATTATTTGCTGACTTTGCCTCCGATTTAGGTTCTGGTAGTAGCGTTATAGGAGATCCCGCCGGTGTACGCGGTAAGCCAGGTACTGGTTTTGGTTATGGTGCAGGGGTGCGTTTCGACTCGCCCTTGGGCTTAATTCGGGCTGACTATGGTATTAACGACCAAGGAGAAAGCCGTGTACATTTCGGTATCGGACAACGCTTTTAA